Within bacterium, the genomic segment AGAATGGAGATTGGAAACCTGAATACAATTTTTTTGCCTGTCGCGATCTTGTGAAAAGAATACGCACTCTCTTTTATGAAAAAGGTGAAAAACCGCCATGTATATTCATCCACACATCTGGTTGGACCAATATCCCTGTTATTTCTTTTGCAGATATATACTGTGATGGTGAACAGTATAATGCGGGAAATGTTCGGGTAAAGGAACATTATACAGAAGTATTGCCTATTGATAAAATACGGGCAATGACTATGGGGAAACAGTGGGGTGCGGCTCAGCTATTTCTCCCTGAACTGCATGGTGATTGGGATAAGCCGGAAGCTCCGACCAGAGAACTTTTGGCTATGCTCTTGATCCATGATATCCTAATATGGCCTGCTTATTGTAATGCAGAAGTTGTTAGAAGTGTTTATGAAATCAAAAAGGATTTTGGAATGGAAAAGGTGGAATTTTTTCCATACTGGGAAAGACATCAGGTATTCTGCGATAATGATAAGATTAAAATAAGCTATTATAAAAAGATTTCCTCAAATGACCAGAAATACCTGTTAATAGTCAGCAATTTAACTAATGAAGTGCAATTTGCTCAGATCAAACTAGATTTTAATGTCCCTAATAGTAAAATGATTAAGCTTTTTGACTTGGAAAATAAGAGATTTCTTGATTGCGAAAATAAGTCATTTTCTGTACCTGTAAAGAGTTATGATTTTAGATTGATTGAGGTAAATATTTCTGGACTGGAATAGACTAAAAGCTATAATAATTAAGAGGAGGTCTTGCAAAAATGGAAATATTTGGAGCAGGAGTAATAGGTTTAAATATGGGAGAAGGGCATATTAAAGGATATTTAGACAATCCTTATACTGAAGTAAAGGGAATATGCGATACTAATAAAAAATTATTGGAATGTATAAAGAAAAAATCACCTTTCACAAAAACATTCGTTATAGAACTGGCTGGAGGTTACCTTGGATATATTGCTACAAGCGAATCTTTTAAACAGGGAGATTATGAATCAACAGGTTCAGCTTTCAAGCCAGAAACGGGTAATATTTTAAGAGATAAGGCATTAGAATTACTCAACTTATTGTATGCAAATAAAAACATATAAGAAAGGGAGAGAAAATGTTAACTAAAATCAGGAAAGTTTTGGGAAACAGGAAAAGTTTTACGCTCATTGAGCTTTTGGTCGTGATAGCCATAATAGCTCTGCTTGCATCAGTGCTTTTGCCTGCATTATCAAAAGCAAGGGAGATGGGAAGACGGGCAAAATGCATCAGTAATCTAAGACAGATGCATACAATGCTTATGATGTATGCATCGGATTGGGATGACTATTTGCCAATGGGTTATGGTGGCGCTGGTTATACATGGTGTGAGCAATTACAAATGTACGGCGCTAAATTCGGCAATAAAGGGGTTAGTTCAGTATTGTTTTGCAAAAGTAATCCAAATGCTATGATGGCAACAGGTGCATTTCCTGGATATAGTGTCAACTATGCTTATAACCTGTATTTTGGAAATACTGATTTCTTGCCTAGGCAGTTAAGACTATCTAAGATTAGCATTCCCACAGAGAAAATGATAGCGTGTGATGGTGGGGAAGATATTAATGGAGGAGCACATTATCGAATAAGCAATAGTTCTAGAGTTGGTCATGTGCATAACGATGGCGCAAATTTTCTTTTCTGTGACGGACACGTTAGCTGGTACGCAGAGGGCGACGTAGATGATGACCGGTGGTCTCTTCCTTAAAAGTTAGAGGATAATAGGATGACACCTAAAGAATGTTTTAAAGCAATTTTTAAGTATAATGAAGACTTTGACAGGCATCCTACCACATACTATATACTATGAAACACCGGGAATAAATCAAGAACTAATGGATTATTTCTCTATCAATTCGCGGGAAGAATTAAGACATAAAATTACTATAGGAGATTGCTATGAAAAAAAGATATGCTTTGGTCGGAACAGGCGGGCGTGGAGTAGCTATGTTTGCCAGACCTATTGTTGAAAAGTATAAGAAACAAGCAGAACTTGTTGCCATGTGTGATGTCAATCCGAAGAGACTGGAACTTGCTAATAGCATTATAAAACGCCATGTCCCAACTTATACTAATTTTGATAAGATGCTCAAAGAAGTCAAATTTGATACGCTTATTGTTGCTACAAAGGATTCAACCCACCATGAGTTTATTATTAGGGCTCTGGAGACCGGACATGATGTTATTACTGAAAAGCCAATGACAATCGATGATGAGAAATGCAGAGCTATACTTGGAGCTGAGAAAAAGAGTGAAAAAAAAGTTACAGTTACTTTCAATTACCGTTATGTTCCATATGTAACACGCATAAAAGAACTTCTTTGTAAAGGTATTATTGGTGATATTATCTCGGTTGATTTTAGCTATTATCTGGACACCTCACACGGAGCAGATTATTTTCGCAGATGGCACAGGAGAAAGGAAAATTCAGGCGGGCTTCTTGTCCACAAAGCAACGCATCACTTTGATCTGGTTAACTGGTTTTTAGATGATGAGCCTGAAGAGGTATTTGCCAGAGGGGCATTGAGATTTTACGGTCATACCAGAGAAGATAGAAGCGAGAGGTGTTTGACATGTAAGTATAAAAAGACCTGCGAGTTTTATTTTGATATTGAAAAGAAAGAACTGAATAAAAACTTTTATCGTAAGGCAGAAGACGAAGATAAATATTACAGGGATAGATGTGTATTCAGTGATGAAATTGATATTGAGGATACAATGTCAGTGTGTGTGGCCTATAAAAAGAGCACATTCTTAAATTATAGCCTTAATGCCTTTCTGCCTTATGAAGGATGGAGGATGTCTTTGAATGGGAAAAAAGGAAGGCTTGAAGCAGAGGAGTTTCATAGTTTTCCGGGAGGCATACCTGAGGAGAAGCAAATAAGGATTTACCCATTATTTAAGAAGCCGAGAATTATCAAGGTTCCTAAAGCTGCGGGCGGACATGGCGGAGGGGATGAAAGGCTTGAGGATATGCTTTTTAAAGAGAGGATTCCAGATCCTCTGGGGCATCAGGCTGGTTCATGGGGTGGAGCTATGTCTATATTGATTGGAATTGCCGGAAATAAGTCTATAAAGACGGGAAAACCTGTTAAGATTAAATCATTACTTTGAAAGGAAATAATAATGGCTAAAGCAAGACGTAATTTTTCTATGCAGAGTTATTGGGAAAAGATAGCTGAAGACTGGGAGCCGTTTCTAAAATTTAAAGGTAGAACTAAATCTGACTGGACTAGCTGGAGGAAGAGTGCTTATCCGAAATTTTTAGAGCTATTGGGAAAATTCCCTAAAAAAGTTCAACTGCAGGCAGAAGTAGAGTCAAAAGTAGAGGACGGTGATCTAATTAGGGAAAGAGTGGTATTTAATTCCGAGGAGTTTATGTCTGTCCCCTGTCAGGTCTTAAGGCTGAAGAAGATGAAGGCGGATAAGAAAAACCCTGCCATTATCTGCAGCCATGGACATGGTGCTTTTGGAAAAGATCCAATAGCAGGAATCCGTTCTTCAAAAGAACATATAGCTTTTATTAATGAACATAACCATAACTATGGCGAACAGATGGCTAAGGCTGGTTTTTTGACCATAAGTCCAGATCTGCGAGTTTTTGGAGAACGCAGAGACGGTCATAACCCTTTCCCGGGCAGAGATGCCTGTAATGTCAATTTTGTTAAGGGAGCTCTATTAGGAATCTATCCACTTACCCTAAATATCTGGGACATGAAGTGCTGCATTGATTACTTAGAAACAAGGTCTGAGGTTGATAAAAAACGTATTGGCATGATGGGGCTCTCTCAAGGTGGCACTATGACCACCTTTACTGCAGCTGCTGAACCAAGGATTAAGGCTGCGGATATTATTGGTTATGTAAATCCTTGGCAGGGATTTGGTATAAAAAGAGCCAATTTCTGCGGTTCTCAGATTGTGCCTGATATTTATCGCTATTTTGATACTGATGACATTGCTGGCTTAATCGCACCTCGACCTCTTCTTTTGGAGATGGGAATTTATGATAATTGCTTTTTTATTCATGACATGCTTAAAGGTTATGAGGGAGTTAAAAAAATTTATAAAGCAGCTGATGCAGAGAATAAACTCTGGGCTGATATTCATCCCGGCCCCCATGCCTTTGCCGGGAATAAAGCTTTTGTATTTTTTAAAAAATACCTATAAGGAATTTAACTAATTAGTACAAGAAAACGCTTGGGAAAAGATACCTTAGCTTGGTAATCCTGAGTGGCAGAACACGCCTACTGAAATGTTCACAGAGTATCGTGATGCATTAAGATCCGGGGTAATTTTGGCGGACATGACACAGATGTGGATGGATCTATTGAAGTTCAAGAGATATCACGACCTCACAGGAAATGGCGTGAATCATCCGAATGATTTTGGGCATCGTATCTACGCACAGGTATTATTAGGTTTGCTTGTGACTGATTAGTGGGAGTGAAGTAGAACAAGGCATTACAGTTGGATAGTCCTAGTGGGCGTATTCGCTGGGCTTAACTGCTAGCACGCCAAGTGCAGCTTCTTGCAGGGTGCAAGTCCCCGCATATTTTGGAGAAAAAGATGAAAACAATGACAGAACGAGAGAGGTATGTGAATACACTGCTTTTTCAGGAGGTGGATAAGATTCCTTTTACGCCGGGCGCCCCACGTGAATCTACACTGAAACGCTGGCATAAAGAGGGACTGGCTGAAAACAGAAATTATCTGGATGCTGTGAGTGAAAAGATTGGCATAAAATTAGATACTTCCCAGAATAAGCGGCGTGTGGGTGTTGGTGTTTCTTTTAAGATGATTCCTGCTTTTGAAGAAAAGGTGCTTGAACATAAAGACGGACATTATGTCGTTCAGGACTGGATGGGAAATATCACTGAGATATCAGACAAATACGATTATACGTATATTCGCAGTGGCAAGGATTTTGTTACCCGTAGATGGCTTAAGTTCCCGGTTGAGGACCACAAAAGCTGGGAGGATATGGAAAAAAGGTATAATTCAGAAACAGCAGGCAGGTTTCCAGATGATTTCAACGAACGGTGTGAGAGATTACAGAATAGGGACTATCCTGTCGGCATTTCCTTTCCAGGGCCGTTCTGGCAGTTGAGAGAATGGTGCGGATTTGAGCCGCTATGCATTCTTATGATAGAAGATCCCGAATTTGTTATGGATATGATTTCATTCTGGGCAGATTTTGTTGTCAGAACTATGGAGCCAATTCTTGAAAAAATCAAACTTGATTTTGTCTGGATGTCTGAGGATATGGCATACAAAGCGCACAGTATGATTTCCCCTGAAATGACACGCAGGTTTCTGCTTCCTGTTTATCAGAAATGGATTCCTTTGATAAAGCAAAGCGGATGTCCCATTGTTGATATGGATTCCGATGGATATGTTGGAGAACTGGTCCCTATCTGGATTGAAGCGGGTATTAATTGCTGTGATCCTATGGAGGTTGCTGCGCAGAACGATATTGTCAGCTATCGTCAGAAATTTGCAAAACGGATGGCGTTCAAAGGCGGTGTTGATAAACGTGCTAT encodes:
- a CDS encoding prepilin-type N-terminal cleavage/methylation domain-containing protein codes for the protein MLTKIRKVLGNRKSFTLIELLVVIAIIALLASVLLPALSKAREMGRRAKCISNLRQMHTMLMMYASDWDDYLPMGYGGAGYTWCEQLQMYGAKFGNKGVSSVLFCKSNPNAMMATGAFPGYSVNYAYNLYFGNTDFLPRQLRLSKISIPTEKMIACDGGEDINGGAHYRISNSSRVGHVHNDGANFLFCDGHVSWYAEGDVDDDRWSLP
- a CDS encoding Gfo/Idh/MocA family oxidoreductase, producing the protein MKKRYALVGTGGRGVAMFARPIVEKYKKQAELVAMCDVNPKRLELANSIIKRHVPTYTNFDKMLKEVKFDTLIVATKDSTHHEFIIRALETGHDVITEKPMTIDDEKCRAILGAEKKSEKKVTVTFNYRYVPYVTRIKELLCKGIIGDIISVDFSYYLDTSHGADYFRRWHRRKENSGGLLVHKATHHFDLVNWFLDDEPEEVFARGALRFYGHTREDRSERCLTCKYKKTCEFYFDIEKKELNKNFYRKAEDEDKYYRDRCVFSDEIDIEDTMSVCVAYKKSTFLNYSLNAFLPYEGWRMSLNGKKGRLEAEEFHSFPGGIPEEKQIRIYPLFKKPRIIKVPKAAGGHGGGDERLEDMLFKERIPDPLGHQAGSWGGAMSILIGIAGNKSIKTGKPVKIKSLL
- a CDS encoding dienelactone hydrolase family protein, which produces MAKARRNFSMQSYWEKIAEDWEPFLKFKGRTKSDWTSWRKSAYPKFLELLGKFPKKVQLQAEVESKVEDGDLIRERVVFNSEEFMSVPCQVLRLKKMKADKKNPAIICSHGHGAFGKDPIAGIRSSKEHIAFINEHNHNYGEQMAKAGFLTISPDLRVFGERRDGHNPFPGRDACNVNFVKGALLGIYPLTLNIWDMKCCIDYLETRSEVDKKRIGMMGLSQGGTMTTFTAAAEPRIKAADIIGYVNPWQGFGIKRANFCGSQIVPDIYRYFDTDDIAGLIAPRPLLLEMGIYDNCFFIHDMLKGYEGVKKIYKAADAENKLWADIHPGPHAFAGNKAFVFFKKYL